A genomic segment from Candidatus Methylarchaceae archaeon HK02M2 encodes:
- a CDS encoding inositol-3-phosphate synthase — protein sequence MNDTRHFANVPKLDVTVSKGPVMDGFGKYLKEVSIIAEKEPIDVAQVLKDTNADMLINYLPVGSEKATHWYAEQTLKSSCAFVNCMPVFIASDPEWAIRFEEKGVPVAGDDIQSQLGATVLHKTLVNLLNERGVVIDESYQLNVGGDADFLNMLERERLHSKEISKTSAVKAMVPYNFPVKIGPSDYIPFLHNQKICYIYVKGRYFGDSPLAINLKLSVWDAPNSAGVVMDVIRGVKLALDRGIGGPLNSISAWAFKHPPIHAPASVAKHWVEEFINSKRLR from the coding sequence ATGAATGATACAAGGCATTTTGCAAATGTACCCAAGCTTGATGTGACGGTGTCAAAAGGCCCAGTTATGGATGGATTTGGTAAATATCTTAAAGAAGTTTCGATCATTGCTGAAAAAGAACCTATTGATGTAGCACAAGTCTTAAAGGATACAAATGCTGATATGTTAATTAATTACTTACCAGTAGGTTCTGAGAAAGCCACACATTGGTACGCTGAACAAACTCTGAAATCGAGTTGTGCTTTCGTTAATTGTATGCCTGTATTCATAGCTTCAGACCCTGAATGGGCTATTCGATTCGAAGAGAAAGGTGTTCCAGTTGCGGGGGACGATATCCAAAGCCAGCTTGGTGCCACAGTACTCCATAAAACACTCGTGAATCTCTTAAATGAGAGAGGAGTAGTAATTGATGAATCTTATCAATTGAACGTTGGTGGTGACGCTGATTTCCTCAATATGTTAGAGCGTGAACGACTCCATTCTAAAGAAATCAGCAAGACTTCTGCAGTCAAAGCTATGGTACCCTATAATTTTCCAGTTAAAATAGGTCCCAGTGATTACATACCTTTTCTCCATAATCAAAAGATATGCTATATCTATGTTAAAGGAAGATACTTTGGCGATAGTCCTCTTGCGATCAATCTAAAATTATCTGTGTGGGATGCACCGAACTCAGCAGGTGTGGTCATGGATGTAATAAGAGGTGTGAAGCTTGCTTTAGATAGGGGTATTGGTGGTCCTCTGAATAGCATTAGTGCTTGGGCATTTAAACACCCACCAATTCATGCTCCAGCTTCAGTAGCAAAGCATTGGGTTGAGGAATTCATTAATAGTAAAAGGCTTCGATAA
- a CDS encoding S-methyl-5-thioribose-1-phosphate isomerase, with amino-acid sequence MGVIRAAWERGRCVQVIATETRPAFQGARLTCFELKNDNIPVTLITDSMVGYVMQKGLIDKIIVGADRITKSGYTFNKIGTYQISALAQIHKVPFYIAAPISTFDQTTEYEDVIVEERRVEEVVKINEKRIAPKGIKVLNPAFDMTPPEFITGIITDKGLLLPPYEESIKSIFNIKS; translated from the coding sequence TTGGGGGTAATTCGGGCGGCATGGGAGCGAGGAAGATGCGTACAGGTTATAGCTACAGAGACGAGACCTGCATTCCAAGGAGCAAGGCTAACATGCTTTGAACTTAAGAACGATAACATACCTGTGACTCTGATAACTGACTCTATGGTAGGTTATGTGATGCAAAAAGGACTAATTGATAAAATAATAGTTGGTGCTGATAGGATAACAAAGTCTGGTTATACCTTTAACAAGATAGGGACATACCAGATATCGGCACTTGCTCAGATTCATAAAGTTCCCTTTTATATAGCTGCACCAATCTCAACGTTTGATCAAACTACTGAGTATGAAGATGTAATCGTTGAGGAGAGAAGAGTAGAAGAAGTTGTTAAGATAAACGAAAAGAGGATAGCACCTAAGGGTATAAAGGTGCTGAACCCTGCCTTCGATATGACGCCACCAGAGTTTATTACTGGAATAATAACGGATAAGGGATTATTGCTACCACCATATGAAGAATCTATCAAAAGTATCTTTAATATAAAATCATAA
- the endA gene encoding tRNA-intron lyase, translating into MVEELPCILTGHLSKKGVIIDDKIAIEELENRGYGERVDGKFVLKDYETIFLLYNDMIKIFEGKKEMSVNKLVDYAISKDSSAWTRFLIYRDLRSRGYVVREGFGFGFDFRVYDRGEYGNKSAKYVACGLNEGTKTPIKELNEIVNQIKIMGKEAVIAVIERRGEVIYYKIRIWRPYQD; encoded by the coding sequence TTGGTAGAAGAATTACCTTGCATATTAACTGGGCACTTATCAAAAAAAGGCGTCATAATAGACGATAAGATAGCTATTGAAGAATTAGAAAATAGAGGCTATGGAGAGAGGGTAGATGGAAAATTCGTGTTAAAAGATTATGAAACTATATTTCTGCTATACAATGATATGATAAAAATATTTGAAGGAAAAAAAGAAATGTCTGTCAATAAGCTGGTGGATTATGCTATATCTAAGGACTCGAGTGCCTGGACCCGCTTTTTAATTTATAGAGATTTGAGGAGTCGGGGATATGTAGTTCGTGAAGGGTTTGGATTCGGGTTTGATTTTAGAGTTTACGATAGAGGCGAATATGGAAATAAATCAGCAAAATATGTTGCCTGTGGTTTAAATGAAGGCACAAAAACGCCTATAAAAGAGCTAAATGAGATTGTGAACCAGATAAAAATAATGGGAAAAGAAGCGGTTATAGCCGTAATAGAAAGACGTGGAGAGGTTATATATTATAAGATTCGGATCTGGAGACCTTACCAAGATTAG